A single genomic interval of Phreatobacter oligotrophus harbors:
- a CDS encoding protein-glutamate methylesterase/protein-glutamine glutaminase, translating into MSLASFKAASSSPPPSPIDPIKVMVVDNAVVVRGLVGRWISEETDMKLVASHRSGREAVADIAKVNPDVVILDIEMPDMDGITALPLIIQAKRDVMVLMASTLTRRNAEISLKCLSLGAADYVPKPETNAGVTTSPAFKREILDKVRALGRRRKISGRAFRAASPAGSPAAAAAPRVSSPSIAPQSVGFNDSGFKLRAMGTTIPKVLLIGSSTGGPQALTTVLKALGSFIDRVPVLITQHMPPTFTTILAEHAAKASGRPAAEGRDGEPIQAGRIYVAPGGKHMVVRKTGGTNVIHLEDGPPINFCKPAVDPLFTSAAQAWGAQTFGCVLTGMGHDGAHGAGDIVAAGGSVIAQDEATSVVWGMPGAVAQAGHACAVLPIDQIAPKIMRVFSGDRS; encoded by the coding sequence ATGAGTCTCGCGTCCTTCAAGGCGGCTTCGTCCAGCCCGCCCCCCAGTCCCATCGACCCGATCAAGGTCATGGTCGTCGACAACGCCGTTGTCGTGCGCGGTCTGGTGGGCCGCTGGATCTCCGAAGAAACCGACATGAAGCTGGTGGCGTCCCACCGCTCCGGTCGCGAGGCCGTCGCCGATATCGCCAAGGTCAATCCCGACGTCGTCATCCTCGACATCGAGATGCCGGACATGGACGGCATCACCGCGCTGCCGCTGATCATCCAGGCCAAGCGCGACGTCATGGTGCTGATGGCCTCGACGCTGACGCGCCGCAACGCCGAGATCTCGCTGAAGTGCCTGTCGCTCGGCGCAGCCGACTATGTGCCGAAGCCGGAGACCAATGCCGGCGTCACCACCTCGCCGGCCTTCAAGCGCGAGATCCTCGACAAGGTCCGTGCGCTCGGCCGCCGCCGCAAGATCTCCGGTCGCGCCTTCCGCGCTGCCAGCCCCGCCGGTAGCCCGGCTGCTGCCGCCGCGCCGCGCGTGTCCTCGCCCTCCATCGCCCCGCAGTCCGTCGGTTTCAACGACAGCGGCTTCAAGCTGCGGGCCATGGGCACGACCATTCCGAAGGTGCTGCTGATCGGCTCCTCCACCGGTGGCCCGCAGGCGCTGACGACGGTGCTGAAGGCCCTCGGCTCCTTCATCGACCGGGTGCCGGTGCTGATCACCCAGCACATGCCGCCGACCTTCACCACGATCCTCGCCGAACATGCCGCCAAGGCCTCGGGCCGCCCGGCGGCCGAGGGCCGCGACGGCGAGCCGATCCAGGCGGGCCGCATCTATGTCGCCCCCGGCGGCAAGCACATGGTGGTGCGCAAGACCGGCGGCACCAACGTCATCCATCTGGAGGACGGCCCGCCGATCAACTTCTGCAAGCCGGCCGTCGACCCTCTGTTCACCTCGGCCGCCCAGGCCTGGGGTGCCCAGACCTTCGGCTGCGTGCTGACGGGCATGGGTCATGACGGTGCCCATGGCGCCGGCGACATCGTCGCCGCCGGCGGCTCGGTCATTGCCCAGGACGAGGCCACGAGCGTCGTCTGGGGCATGCCAGGCGCGGTGGCCCAGGCGGGCCATGCCTGCGCCGTCCTGCCGATCGACCAGATCGCCCCGAAGATCATGCGCGTATTCTCCGGAGACCGGTCGTGA
- a CDS encoding response regulator, which produces MKTCLVVDDSSVIRKVARRILEGLGFQIEEAEDGQKALEFCYETMPTAILLDWNMPVMDGYEFLRELRKLPGGQAPKVVFCTTENDVAHIARAMHAGANEYIMKPFDKDIVEAKFAEVGLI; this is translated from the coding sequence ATGAAAACCTGTCTGGTGGTCGACGACAGCTCGGTGATCCGCAAGGTCGCCCGGCGCATCCTGGAAGGCCTCGGCTTCCAGATCGAAGAGGCGGAGGACGGGCAGAAGGCGCTCGAGTTCTGCTACGAGACCATGCCGACGGCCATCCTGCTGGACTGGAACATGCCGGTCATGGACGGCTACGAGTTCCTCCGCGAGCTGCGAAAGCTGCCCGGTGGCCAGGCTCCCAAGGTGGTCTTCTGCACCACCGAGAATGACGTGGCGCACATCGCCCGCGCCATGCATGCCGGTGCGAACGAATACATCATGAAGCCCTTCGACAAGGACATCGTCGAAGCGAAGTTCGCCGAAGTCGGCCTGATCTGA
- a CDS encoding chemotaxis protein CheW: MQQTTSDDVTEYVTVLIGGQLFGLPISRVQDVFMPDRLTRVPLAHPDIAGVLNLRGRIVTAIDMRVRLGLGREKDAKPAMAVGIESRGESYGLLIDSVGEVLKLANDSFEQNPINLDPRWSRVSAGVHRLDGQLMVILDVDSVLAMGGEQMAA, from the coding sequence ATGCAGCAGACCACCAGCGACGACGTGACCGAGTACGTGACGGTCCTCATCGGCGGCCAGCTCTTCGGCCTGCCCATCTCGCGCGTGCAGGACGTGTTCATGCCGGACCGGCTGACGCGCGTGCCGCTCGCCCATCCCGACATTGCCGGCGTGCTGAACCTGCGCGGCCGCATCGTCACCGCCATCGACATGCGGGTGCGCCTCGGCCTCGGCCGCGAGAAGGACGCCAAGCCCGCCATGGCGGTCGGCATCGAGTCGCGCGGCGAGAGCTACGGCCTGCTGATCGACTCGGTCGGCGAGGTTCTGAAGCTCGCCAATGACAGCTTCGAGCAGAACCCCATCAATCTCGATCCCCGCTGGTCCCGTGTCTCGGCCGGCGTGCATCGCCTGGACGGCCAGCTCATGGTCATCCTCGACGTCGATTCCGTGCTCGCCATGGGTGGCGAGCAGATGGCCGCATAA
- a CDS encoding chemotaxis protein CheW has product MDDLLREFLTETNESLDVVDVELVRFEQDPNNAAILGNIFRLVHTIKGTCGFLGLPRLEALAHAAETLMGKYRDGAPVTGDGVSLILFTIDRLKEILGDLEAAGSEPEGDDGDLISQLEAMSMAADTAPAEAAAPKAAEPPKAEPKQATGTVAEQTLERALRPGEVSLDELERAFRETEAEITPALPEVAAPSVTPAKAEKAEKVEKVEAKKPAARPAKTAAAGEDDGETGVKGQQTLRVNVDTLEQLMTMVSELVLTRNQLLEIVRRHEDSEFKVPLQRLSNVTAELQDGVMKTRMQPIGNAWQKLPRIVRDLGNELGKQIELEMHGAETELDRQVLDLIKDPLTHMVRNSADHGLESPEQRRLAGKPEKGTIKLSAYHEGGHIVIAISDDGRGLNTDRIKKKILEQGLASEAEIEKMTEAQIHKHIFAPGFSTAAAVTSVSGRGVGMDVVRTNIDQIGGTIDLKSVQGEGATVTIKIPLTLAIVSALIVESAGDRFAIPQLSVIELVRAQQNSEHRIERIKDTPVLRLRNKLLPLVHLRQLLGIAGGEPLDETNGFIVVTQVGSQTFGIVVDQVFHTEEIVVKPMSSKLRHITMFSGTTILGDGSVIMIIDPNGIASAIGTDVSAQAAETEANASRGNERQLISMLVFRAGSREQKAVPLSLVTRLEEVAVDKIEQAHGRHLVQYRGALMPLVPVSGVMQLKSEGSQPLLVFSDAGRSMGLVVDEIVDIVEDALNIEVSADVPGMLGSAVIKGQATEILDIGHYLPLAFEDWFKRKEMRIEALTRKLLFIDDSPFFRNMLTPVLKAAGYEVVTASAGSEALEILKAGDNKFDVVVSDIEMPEMNGFEFAEALRADKRFASTPVIALSSLTNPAAIERARVAGFHDYVAKFDRQGLIAALKETANEFAQAA; this is encoded by the coding sequence ATGGATGATCTGCTGCGCGAATTCCTGACCGAAACCAACGAGAGCTTGGACGTCGTTGACGTCGAGCTGGTCCGCTTCGAACAGGACCCCAACAACGCCGCGATCCTCGGCAACATCTTCCGCCTCGTCCACACCATCAAGGGCACGTGCGGCTTCCTCGGCCTGCCGCGCCTCGAGGCCCTGGCGCATGCCGCCGAGACCCTGATGGGCAAGTATCGCGACGGCGCGCCGGTCACTGGCGACGGCGTGTCGCTCATCCTCTTCACCATCGACCGCCTGAAGGAGATCCTCGGCGACCTCGAGGCCGCCGGCTCCGAGCCGGAGGGCGACGATGGCGACCTGATCAGCCAGCTCGAGGCGATGTCGATGGCCGCCGATACGGCCCCCGCCGAGGCGGCTGCGCCGAAGGCTGCCGAGCCGCCCAAGGCCGAGCCGAAGCAGGCGACCGGCACCGTTGCCGAGCAGACCCTCGAGCGCGCCCTGCGCCCCGGCGAAGTGTCGCTCGACGAGCTTGAGCGCGCCTTCCGCGAGACCGAGGCCGAGATCACCCCGGCGCTGCCCGAGGTGGCCGCTCCCTCCGTGACCCCGGCCAAGGCCGAGAAGGCCGAGAAGGTCGAGAAGGTGGAGGCCAAGAAGCCGGCCGCCCGCCCCGCCAAGACGGCCGCCGCCGGCGAGGACGATGGCGAGACCGGCGTGAAGGGCCAGCAGACCCTGCGCGTCAATGTCGACACGCTCGAGCAGCTGATGACCATGGTCTCCGAGCTGGTGCTGACCCGCAACCAGCTCCTCGAGATCGTCCGCCGCCACGAGGATTCCGAATTCAAGGTGCCGCTGCAGCGCCTCTCCAACGTCACGGCCGAGCTGCAGGACGGCGTGATGAAGACCCGCATGCAGCCGATCGGCAATGCCTGGCAGAAGCTGCCGCGCATCGTTCGCGACCTCGGCAACGAACTCGGCAAGCAGATCGAGCTCGAGATGCACGGCGCCGAGACCGAACTCGACCGCCAGGTCCTCGATCTCATCAAGGATCCGCTGACCCACATGGTCCGCAATTCCGCCGACCACGGCCTGGAGTCGCCGGAGCAGCGCCGCCTCGCCGGCAAGCCGGAGAAGGGCACGATCAAGCTGTCCGCCTATCATGAGGGCGGCCATATCGTGATCGCCATCTCCGATGACGGCCGCGGCCTCAACACCGACCGCATCAAGAAGAAGATTCTCGAGCAGGGCCTCGCCAGCGAGGCCGAGATCGAGAAGATGACGGAAGCGCAGATCCACAAGCACATCTTCGCGCCGGGCTTCTCGACCGCTGCCGCCGTCACCTCGGTCTCCGGCCGCGGCGTCGGCATGGACGTGGTGCGCACCAACATCGACCAGATCGGCGGCACGATCGACCTGAAGTCGGTGCAGGGCGAGGGCGCCACCGTCACCATCAAGATCCCGCTGACGCTCGCCATCGTCTCGGCGCTGATCGTCGAGAGCGCCGGCGACCGCTTCGCCATCCCGCAGCTCTCGGTCATCGAGCTCGTCCGGGCCCAGCAGAATTCCGAGCACCGCATCGAGCGGATCAAGGACACCCCGGTCCTGCGCCTGCGCAACAAGCTGCTGCCGCTCGTCCACCTGCGCCAGCTGCTCGGCATTGCCGGCGGCGAGCCGCTGGATGAGACCAACGGCTTCATCGTGGTCACCCAGGTCGGCAGCCAGACCTTCGGCATCGTCGTCGACCAGGTCTTCCACACCGAGGAAATCGTCGTGAAGCCGATGTCCTCGAAGCTGCGTCACATCACCATGTTCTCGGGGACCACGATCCTCGGCGACGGTTCGGTGATCATGATCATCGACCCGAACGGCATCGCCTCCGCCATCGGCACGGACGTCTCCGCCCAGGCCGCGGAGACCGAGGCCAATGCCAGCCGCGGCAACGAGCGCCAGCTCATCTCGATGCTGGTCTTCCGCGCCGGCTCGCGCGAGCAGAAGGCCGTGCCGCTCTCCCTCGTCACCCGCCTCGAGGAGGTCGCGGTGGACAAGATCGAGCAGGCCCATGGCCGCCACCTCGTCCAGTACCGCGGCGCCCTCATGCCGCTGGTGCCCGTCTCGGGCGTGATGCAGCTGAAGAGCGAGGGCAGCCAGCCGCTGCTGGTCTTCTCCGATGCCGGCCGCTCCATGGGCCTGGTGGTCGACGAGATCGTCGACATCGTCGAGGACGCGCTGAACATCGAGGTCTCGGCCGACGTTCCCGGCATGCTCGGCTCGGCCGTCATCAAGGGCCAGGCCACCGAGATCCTCGACATCGGCCACTACCTGCCGCTGGCTTTCGAGGACTGGTTCAAGCGCAAGGAAATGCGCATCGAGGCGCTGACCCGCAAGCTGCTCTTCATCGACGACTCGCCGTTCTTCCGGAACATGCTGACGCCGGTGCTCAAGGCCGCGGGCTACGAGGTGGTCACCGCCTCCGCCGGCTCTGAGGCCCTCGAGATCCTCAAGGCCGGCGACAACAAGTTCGACGTCGTCGTCTCGGACATCGAGATGCCGGAGATGAACGGCTTCGAGTTCGCCGAGGCGCTGCGCGCCGACAAGCGGTTCGCCTCCACCCCGGTGATCGCCCTGTCGTCGCTGACCAACCCGGCCGCCATCGAGCGCGCCCGCGTTGCCGGCTTCCACGACTATGTCGCCAAGTTCGACCGTCAGGGCCTCATCGCCGCCTTGAAGGAAACCGCCAACGAATTCGCCCAGGCGGCGTAA
- the chpT gene encoding histidine phosphotransferase ChpT encodes MADAPRSPVSLEGLDLAALVASRVCHDVISPVGAIVNGLELMEDGADEATTELALDLIRKSAKTASARLQFCRIAFGAAGSAGSAIDTRDAHQVAANFLNDDRTTVDWHIPPAFLPKNRVKLLLNLMLLAAGAIPRGGTIKVTMTGEGDTAGFDILVTGLNARVPPHAVDLLAGIPGNEQGTIDAHAIQPYYAGLLARAAGMTVRIEKIEDRVEISAA; translated from the coding sequence ATGGCCGACGCTCCCCGCAGCCCCGTTTCGCTCGAAGGGCTGGACCTCGCCGCGCTCGTCGCCAGCCGCGTCTGCCATGACGTGATCTCGCCGGTCGGCGCCATCGTCAACGGGCTGGAGCTGATGGAGGACGGCGCCGACGAGGCGACGACCGAGCTCGCCCTCGACCTGATCCGCAAGAGCGCCAAGACCGCCTCGGCCCGCCTGCAGTTCTGCCGCATCGCCTTCGGCGCGGCGGGCTCGGCCGGCTCCGCCATCGACACCCGCGACGCCCACCAGGTGGCGGCGAACTTCCTGAACGACGACCGCACCACGGTCGACTGGCACATTCCGCCGGCCTTCCTGCCGAAGAACCGGGTGAAGCTGCTGCTGAACCTGATGCTGCTCGCGGCCGGCGCCATTCCGCGCGGCGGCACCATCAAGGTGACGATGACGGGCGAGGGCGACACCGCCGGGTTCGACATCCTCGTCACCGGCCTCAATGCCCGCGTGCCGCCCCATGCGGTCGATCTGCTCGCCGGCATTCCCGGCAACGAGCAGGGCACGATCGACGCCCATGCGATCCAGCCCTACTACGCCGGTCTTCTGGCCCGTGCCGCCGGTATGACGGTGCGGATCGAAAAGATCGAGGACCGCGTCGAAATCAGCGCTGCGTGA
- a CDS encoding DUF1013 domain-containing protein: MTQLLMPKATAVWLVDNTALSFEQIAAFCTLHPLEVKAIADGEAAQGIKGADPVITGQLTREEIAKAEKDPAYRLKIAPPKVKLPEVKSRKGPRYTPVSRRQDRPNAILWLVRNHPELKDAAIMRLVGTTKPTIAAIRDRTHWNSQTLTPMDPVTLGLCSQIDLDMEVNRAAKERGPIDTTPEQTLLPADQTTSAPAKYDPFEREQAPKREERYDAEKVFANLKSLRTDDEE, encoded by the coding sequence ATGACCCAGCTCCTCATGCCCAAGGCGACCGCCGTCTGGCTGGTCGACAACACTGCTCTGTCCTTCGAACAGATCGCCGCGTTCTGCACGCTGCACCCGCTCGAGGTGAAGGCCATCGCCGATGGCGAGGCGGCCCAGGGCATCAAGGGCGCCGATCCCGTCATCACCGGCCAGCTGACCCGCGAGGAGATCGCCAAGGCCGAGAAGGACCCGGCCTACCGGCTGAAGATCGCCCCGCCCAAGGTGAAGCTGCCCGAGGTGAAGTCGCGCAAGGGGCCGCGCTACACGCCGGTCTCGCGCCGCCAGGACCGTCCGAACGCCATCCTCTGGCTGGTGCGCAACCACCCGGAGCTCAAGGACGCGGCCATCATGCGCCTCGTCGGCACCACCAAGCCGACGATCGCCGCTATCCGCGACCGCACCCACTGGAATTCGCAGACGCTGACGCCGATGGACCCGGTGACCCTCGGCCTGTGCTCGCAGATCGACCTCGACATGGAGGTCAATCGCGCCGCCAAGGAGCGTGGTCCGATCGACACTACGCCGGAGCAGACCCTGCTGCCGGCCGACCAGACCACCTCGGCGCCGGCCAAGTACGATCCCTTCGAGCGCGAGCAGGCGCCGAAGCGCGAGGAGCGCTACGACGCCGAGAAGGTCTTCGCCAACCTCAAGTCGCTGCGGACCGACGACGAGGAGTGA
- the rpsU gene encoding 30S ribosomal protein S21 yields the protein MQVLVRDNNVDQALKALKKKMQREGIFREMKLRGHYEKPSEKKAREKAEAVRRARKLARKRAQREGLIPAKPVKPRAAAGAR from the coding sequence GTGCAGGTTCTCGTTCGCGACAACAATGTTGACCAGGCGCTCAAGGCGCTGAAGAAGAAGATGCAGCGCGAGGGCATCTTTCGCGAGATGAAGCTGCGCGGCCACTACGAGAAGCCGTCCGAGAAGAAGGCCCGCGAGAAGGCTGAGGCCGTGCGCCGCGCCCGCAAGCTGGCTCGCAAGCGCGCCCAGCGCGAGGGTCTGATCCCCGCGAAGCCGGTGAAGCCGCGGGCCGCTGCCGGCGCTCGCTGA
- a CDS encoding tetratricopeptide repeat protein, with protein sequence MAARTDGLTAPRLLLLAAVIALGGCSATSGVTSPGSTTGGDDTESSYIGSTTNLASLGEVVQRNPNDPQAFNMRGTVLARTGRNAEALADFSRAIQIDPNYAQALANRALVHRRMGRLDQALADYNRAITADQNYAAAYVGRGNIYRAQNRQGEALADYNRAIQINGSDAQAYHNRALVWAAQGNHRQAVEDFTTALGLAPNNAEPYYGRGLSYLALGDAKSALDDFNEAVQFEQRNADLWVARGQALERTGDNERALGSYTKAISIEENHPGAREGFSRLGGRAGQTYRLFN encoded by the coding sequence ATGGCCGCACGGACAGACGGACTGACCGCGCCGCGCCTCCTGCTCCTGGCGGCGGTCATCGCCCTCGGCGGCTGCAGCGCCACCAGCGGCGTCACTTCCCCCGGTTCGACCACCGGCGGCGACGACACGGAATCCAGCTATATCGGCTCCACCACCAACCTCGCCTCGCTCGGTGAGGTGGTGCAGCGCAATCCGAACGACCCCCAGGCCTTCAACATGCGCGGCACCGTGCTTGCCCGCACCGGCCGGAACGCCGAGGCGCTGGCGGACTTCTCCCGCGCCATCCAGATCGATCCGAACTACGCCCAGGCGCTCGCCAACCGCGCCCTCGTCCATCGCCGCATGGGACGGCTTGACCAGGCGCTCGCCGACTACAACCGCGCCATCACTGCCGACCAGAACTACGCGGCGGCCTATGTCGGCCGCGGCAACATCTACCGCGCCCAGAACCGGCAGGGCGAGGCGCTGGCCGACTATAACCGCGCCATCCAGATCAACGGCTCGGACGCGCAGGCCTATCACAACCGCGCCCTCGTCTGGGCGGCGCAGGGCAACCACCGCCAGGCCGTCGAGGATTTCACCACCGCCCTCGGACTCGCGCCCAACAATGCCGAGCCCTATTACGGCCGCGGCCTCAGCTATCTCGCCCTCGGCGATGCCAAGAGCGCCCTCGACGACTTCAACGAGGCGGTGCAGTTCGAGCAGCGCAATGCCGACCTCTGGGTCGCCCGCGGCCAGGCCCTGGAGCGCACCGGCGACAACGAGCGGGCGCTCGGCTCCTACACCAAGGCGATCAGCATCGAGGAGAACCATCCCGGTGCGCGCGAGGGCTTCAGCCGCCTCGGTGGCCGCGCCGGCCAGACCTACCGCCTGTTCAACTGA
- a CDS encoding GNAT family N-acetyltransferase, translating into MSLVIRPFEAGDRAAVIDLVHQLNLFEDGISADRARDVKAAAACLEADLSRVARDGGAVMVAADGDEVVAMMCFVLEQPQPYLRSEIARVAWVSELVVDERHRGQGIGTALLEEAERLARAHGVKRLMIGAIVGNHVARKAYERFGFRPAVMELAKDLE; encoded by the coding sequence ATGAGCCTCGTCATCCGCCCCTTCGAGGCCGGCGACCGCGCGGCGGTGATCGATCTCGTCCACCAGCTCAACCTTTTCGAGGATGGCATCTCCGCCGACCGGGCGCGGGACGTGAAGGCCGCTGCCGCCTGTCTCGAGGCGGACCTGTCGCGTGTGGCGCGCGACGGCGGAGCGGTGATGGTGGCGGCGGATGGCGATGAGGTCGTCGCCATGATGTGCTTCGTGCTGGAGCAGCCGCAGCCCTATCTGCGCTCGGAGATCGCCCGGGTCGCCTGGGTGTCCGAGCTCGTGGTGGACGAGCGGCACCGGGGGCAGGGGATCGGCACGGCGTTGCTGGAGGAGGCCGAGCGGCTCGCCCGCGCCCATGGCGTCAAGCGCCTGATGATCGGCGCCATCGTCGGCAACCACGTGGCGCGCAAGGCCTATGAGCGCTTCGGTTTCCGTCCCGCCGTGATGGAACTGGCGAAGGACCTGGAGTGA
- a CDS encoding DUF3303 domain-containing protein has translation MLFMVIERFANCDPVPVYRRVRDAGRSLPEGLTYVGSWIEPNFDRCFQLMECDDARLLQEWVLSWRGSGVTFEIVPVVPSDQTRAVVAPHLDREP, from the coding sequence ATGCTGTTCATGGTCATCGAGCGCTTCGCCAATTGCGATCCCGTCCCGGTCTATCGCCGCGTCCGCGACGCAGGCCGCTCGCTCCCTGAGGGGCTGACGTATGTCGGCAGCTGGATCGAGCCGAATTTCGATCGCTGCTTCCAGCTGATGGAATGCGACGATGCCCGCCTGCTGCAGGAATGGGTGCTGTCCTGGCGTGGCTCGGGCGTGACCTTCGAGATCGTGCCGGTTGTGCCCAGCGACCAGACCCGCGCCGTGGTCGCGCCGCATCTGGACCGCGAGCCATGA